From the genome of Labrus bergylta chromosome 12, fLabBer1.1, whole genome shotgun sequence, one region includes:
- the LOC109989170 gene encoding MYND-type zinc finger-containing chromatin reader ZMYND8 isoform X4 has product MHPQSLAEEEVKTESAVVEGMDASARSKVPDPAGSAERPGAPQKRRVASPTHSSNGHSPSDTSPSPLKKKKKPGAINSHNKDQSELRHGPFYYMKQPALTTDPVDVVPQDGRNDFYCWLCHREGQVLCCELCPRVYHAKCLKLPAEPEGDWFCPECEKITVAECIETQSKAMTMLTIDQLSYLLKFALQKIKQPGTEPFQKPVSLEQHPDYAEYIFHAMDLSTLEKNIKKKMYGCTEAFLADMKWILHNCIIYNGGNHKLTATAKVIVKICEHEMNEIEVCPECYLSSCQKRDNWFCEPCSPPHPLVWAKLKGFPFWPAKALREKDGQVDARFFGQHDRAWVPINNCYLMSKEIPFSVKKTKSIFNSAMQEMEVYVENIRKKFGVFNYAPFRTPFTPNNQLQMLLDPSNPSAGTVKTEKPDKLRFNFDITASPKMILGKSSTPSGMSRRVSMTDMPRSPMSTNSSVHTGSDGEQDMEKASRNPAFHYSTGEESMDCTASPVSGKMGAAGSVAGSPKPFNPGLASKQERTAGTGGILNLNLDRVKAEMDLKELSETVQQQQSQQQQGSSASLPTPKRPIRSLDKTIESCKAQLGIDEISEDVYKGVDHSDSEDSDKSDSSDSEYLSDEDLKPKSSTVDDKDRAERKRPRVSAEGENKEGITRTTDKATPEPLLKDKQASNGPGRDLQEKPRTPQAQTITDKPKAPEEGKAAATSAAEQDSDSERELVIDLGDEHGGRDAKRARREAGASAAKASKESNAVKLEGKLPSSAAAAAPSREVASNLKDSLQPAITAALNLVSTAASGQSTVATAGSGPSSSPSPAAPSLTTTSPATAAVKKQRPLLPKETAQAVQRAVVWNPTKFQTSSQKWHMQKVQRQQQNGEQSPVQSQAQGQTQTQSPQQQQSQQQNSSSSTRYQTRQAAKVQQKDPPQSTSTSTAAHVTSSSSSSYTSGDLPIPTGSADVAADIAKYTNKIMDSIKGTMTEIYNDLSKSTSGNTIAEIRRLRIEIEKLQWLHQQELSEMKHNLELTMAEMRQSLEQERERLVAEVKKQMESEKQQAVDETKKKQWCANCRKEAIFYCCWNTSYCDYPCQQAHWPEHMKSCTQSASASQQEPEAEPNSEPPVKSSGHSPPTQTLPSGAGSISDKNSSPTYKDKGKDSAGVTVT; this is encoded by the exons TCTGGCTGAGGAGGAGGTAAAGACAGAGTCTGCTGTGGTAGAGGGGATGGATGCATCTGCACGATCCAAAG TCCCTGATCCAGCAGGGTCAGCAGAACGACCAGGTGCACCACAAAAGAGAAGGGTTGCGAGCCCCACGCATTCCTCCAATGGACACTCTCCCTCGGACACCTCCCCCAGCCCTctcaagaaaaagaagaagcctGGGGCCATCAACAGCCACAACAAGGACCAG TCAGAGCTAAGACATGGTCCCTTTTACTATATGAAGCAGCCAGCACTCACCACAGACCCTGTTGATGTTGTACCGCAGGACGGCAGGAACGACTTCTACTGCTGGTTGTGCCACCGAGAGGGCCAGGTGCTCTGCTGTGAGCTCTGCCCCAGGGTGTACCACGCCAAGTGCCTCAAACTACCAGCTGAGCCCGAGGGCGACTGGTTCTGTCCAGAGTGTGAG AAAATAACAGTTGCAGAATGCATTGAAACCCAGAGCAAGGCCATGACGATGCTGACAATAGATCAACTGTCCTACTTGCTCAAATTCGCACTCCAGAAGATTAAACAGCCTGGG ACTGAGCCTTTTCAGAAGCCGGTGTCTCTTGAACAGCATCCAGATTACGCAGAGTATATTTTCCACGCCATGGACCTGTCTACCTTAGAGAAG AATATCAAGAAGAAGATGTACGGATGCACAGAAGCCTTTCTTGCTGACATGAAATGGATCTTGCACAACTGCATCATCTATAATGGAG GTAATCACAAATTAACAGCCACTGCGAAGGTCATCGTAAAGATTTGTGAACACGAG ATGAATGAGATTGAAGTGTGTCCAGAGTGCTACCTGTCTTCATGCCAAAAAAGGGACAACTGGTTTTGTGAGCCATGT AGTCCACCCCACCCCCTGGTCTGGGCTAAGCTGAAGGGCTTTCCTTTCTGGCCGGCTAAAGCACTACGAGAAAAGGATGGGCAGGTAGACGCACGCTTCTTCGGGCAACACGACCG GGCCTGGGTCCCCATCAACAACTGCTACCTCATGTCCAAAGAGATCCCTTTCTCTGTGAAGAAGACTAAGAGCATTTTCAACAGTGCCATGCAAGAGATGGAAGTCTATGTGGAAAACATACGCAAGAAATTTGGGGTCTTCAACTATGCCCCCTTTCGCACCCCCTTCACACCCAACAACCAACTGCAGATGCTGCTGGACCCCTCCAACCCCAGTGCCGGGACAGTAAAGACAGAGAAACCAGATAAACTTCGCTTCAACTTCGATATAACCGCTTCTCCAAAAATGATCCTTGGCAAGAGTTCGACTCCCAGCGGCATGAGCCGGAGGGTCTCGATGACAGACATGCCGCGATCTCCCATGAGCACCAACTCCTCGGTTCACACGGGGTCTGACGGGGAGCAAGATATGGAAAAGGCCAGCAGGAACCCTGCTTTCCACTACAGCACTGGAGAGGAATCAATGGACTGTACTG CATCTCCGGTCTCAGGGAAGATGGGTGCTGCAGGCAGTGTGGCAGGAAGCCCGAAGCCCTTTAACCCTGGACTGGCGTCAAAGCAGGAAAGGACTGCAGGCACAGGCGGTATTCTGAATCTCAACCTGG ATCGGGTGAAGGCTGAGATGGATCTGAAGGAACTGAGTGAGAcagtgcaacaacaacaaagtcagCAACAACAGGGATCTTCGGCTTCCCTCCCAACCCCAAAGAGACCCATCAGAAGCCTGGACAAAACTATTGAGAGCTGCAAAGCACAGCTCG GGATAGATGAGATTTCTGAAGATGTGTACAAAGGTGTGGATCACAGTGACTCGGAGGACTCTGACAAATCAGATTCAAGTGACAGCGAGTATCTGAGCGACGAGGACCTCAAGCCAAAGAGCTCCACAGTGGACGAcaaagacagagcagagagaaaaaggcCCAGAGTAAGCGCAGAGGGAGAGAATAAGGAGGGGATTACCAGAACAACAGATAAAGCCACCCCTGAACCCCTCCTCAAAGACAAGCAGGCTAGCAATGGCCCGGGTAGGGACCTACAGGAGAAGCCCAGAACCCCCCAGGCTCAGACCATCACTGACAAGCCCAAAGCCCCCGAGGAGGGAAAAGCTGCTGCTACATCAGCCGCTGAGCAAGACTCTGACTCTGAAAGAGAGCTGGTGATCGACCTGGGCGACGAACATGGAGGACGTGACGCAAAGAGGGCGAGGAGAGAGGCGGGGGCCTCTGCTGCCAAAGCTTCCAAAGAGTCGAATGCTGTCAAGTTGGAAG GTAAACTGCCCTCATCTGCTGCAGCAGCCGCACCATCACGGGAAGTAGCCTCTAACCTGAAAGACTCTTTACAACCTGCCATCACAGCAGCCCTCAACCTGGTGTCCACTGCAGCTTCTGGTCAGTCCACTGTCGCCACAGCTGGCAGTGGGCCCTCCAGTTCTCCCTCTCCTGCAGCCCCCTCCCTCACCACAACATCCCCAGCGACTGCAGCTGTGAAGAAACAGCGCCCTCTACTGCCTAAAGAGACAGCTCAGGCCGTGCAGAGGGCCGTGGTTTGGAATCCAACCAAATTTCAGACGTCCTCTCAAAAGTGGCACATGCAGAAGgtgcagaggcagcagcagaatGGGGAGCAGTCTCCAGTGCAATCCCAGGCCCAGGGTCAGACGCAGACACAAagcccacagcagcagcagtcacagCAGCAGAACTCCTCGTCAAGTACCCGCTATCAGACCAGACAAGCAGCCAAAG TGCAACAAAAGGACCCACCTCAGAGTACATCCACATCGACGGCTGCCCATGTCACATCTAGTAGCTCCTCTTCTTACACATCAGGCGACTTGCCGATCCCCACAGGCTCGGCAGACGTGGCTGCAGATATAGCCAAGTACACAAACAAA ATCATGGATTCAATAAAAGGGACAATGACTGAAATCTACAACGACCTTTCCAAAAGCACATCAGGAAACACAATCGCAGAG ATAAGACGTTTAAGGATAGAGATTGAAAAGCTCCAGTGGCTGCATCAGCAAGAACTGTCGGAGATGAAGCACAATCTCG AACTGACAATGGCAGAGATGAGACAAAGTCTGGAGCAGGAAAGAGAGCGGCTGGTGGCCGAGGTGAAAAAGCAGATGGAGTCAGAAAAGCAGCAAGCGGTGGACGAGACCAAAAAGAAACAGTGGTGTGCTAACTGCAGGAAGGAGGCCATCTTCTACTGCTGCTGGAATACAAGTTACTGTGACTACCCCTGCCAGCAGGCCCACTGGCCAGAGCACATGAAGTCCTGCACACAGTcag CCTCAGCTTCACAGCAGGAGCCAGAAGCAGAACCTAATTCGGAGCCTCCAGTCAAATCATCGGGACATTCTCCTCCGACCCAGACTCTGCCCTCAGGAGCAGGATCCATATCAGACAAAAACAGCTCTCCCACGTATAAGGACAAGGGCAAGGACAGTGCTGGTGTAACTGTTACCTAA
- the LOC109989170 gene encoding MYND-type zinc finger-containing chromatin reader ZMYND8 isoform X8: protein MEKKKKKEQENINNPERLELFPFAGFSCVSLSVFYSSFSVLDQESLAEEEVKTESAVVEGMDASARSKVPDPAGSAERPGAPQKRRVASPTHSSNGHSPSDTSPSPLKKKKKPGAINSHNKDQKITVAECIETQSKAMTMLTIDQLSYLLKFALQKIKQPGTEPFQKPVSLEQHPDYAEYIFHAMDLSTLEKNIKKKMYGCTEAFLADMKWILHNCIIYNGGNHKLTATAKVIVKICEHEMNEIEVCPECYLSSCQKRDNWFCEPCSPPHPLVWAKLKGFPFWPAKALREKDGQVDARFFGQHDRAWVPINNCYLMSKEIPFSVKKTKSIFNSAMQEMEVYVENIRKKFGVFNYAPFRTPFTPNNQLQMLLDPSNPSAGTVKTEKPDKLRFNFDITASPKMILGKSSTPSGMSRRVSMTDMPRSPMSTNSSVHTGSDGEQDMEKASRNPAFHYSTGEESMDCTASPVSGKMGAAGSVAGSPKPFNPGLASKQERTAGTGGILNLNLDRVKAEMDLKELSETVQQQQSQQQQGSSASLPTPKRPIRSLDKTIESCKAQLGIDEISEDVYKGVDHSDSEDSDKSDSSDSEYLSDEDLKPKSSTVDDKDRAERKRPRVSAEGENKEGITRTTDKATPEPLLKDKQASNGPGRDLQEKPRTPQAQTITDKPKAPEEGKAAATSAAEQDSDSERELVIDLGDEHGGRDAKRARREAGASAAKASKESNAVKLEGKLPSSAAAAAPSREVASNLKDSLQPAITAALNLVSTAASGQSTVATAGSGPSSSPSPAAPSLTTTSPATAAVKKQRPLLPKETAQAVQRAVVWNPTKFQTSSQKWHMQKVQRQQQNGEQSPVQSQAQGQTQTQSPQQQQSQQQNSSSSTRYQTRQAAKVQQKDPPQSTSTSTAAHVTSSSSSSYTSGDLPIPTGSADVAADIAKYTNKIMDSIKGTMTEIYNDLSKSTSGNTIAEIRRLRIEIEKLQWLHQQELSEMKHNLELTMAEMRQSLEQERERLVAEVKKQMESEKQQAVDETKKKQWCANCRKEAIFYCCWNTSYCDYPCQQAHWPEHMKSCTQSASASQQEPEAEPNSEPPVKSSGHSPPTQTLPSGAGSISDKNSSPTYKDKGKDSAGVTVT from the exons TCTGGCTGAGGAGGAGGTAAAGACAGAGTCTGCTGTGGTAGAGGGGATGGATGCATCTGCACGATCCAAAG TCCCTGATCCAGCAGGGTCAGCAGAACGACCAGGTGCACCACAAAAGAGAAGGGTTGCGAGCCCCACGCATTCCTCCAATGGACACTCTCCCTCGGACACCTCCCCCAGCCCTctcaagaaaaagaagaagcctGGGGCCATCAACAGCCACAACAAGGACCAG AAAATAACAGTTGCAGAATGCATTGAAACCCAGAGCAAGGCCATGACGATGCTGACAATAGATCAACTGTCCTACTTGCTCAAATTCGCACTCCAGAAGATTAAACAGCCTGGG ACTGAGCCTTTTCAGAAGCCGGTGTCTCTTGAACAGCATCCAGATTACGCAGAGTATATTTTCCACGCCATGGACCTGTCTACCTTAGAGAAG AATATCAAGAAGAAGATGTACGGATGCACAGAAGCCTTTCTTGCTGACATGAAATGGATCTTGCACAACTGCATCATCTATAATGGAG GTAATCACAAATTAACAGCCACTGCGAAGGTCATCGTAAAGATTTGTGAACACGAG ATGAATGAGATTGAAGTGTGTCCAGAGTGCTACCTGTCTTCATGCCAAAAAAGGGACAACTGGTTTTGTGAGCCATGT AGTCCACCCCACCCCCTGGTCTGGGCTAAGCTGAAGGGCTTTCCTTTCTGGCCGGCTAAAGCACTACGAGAAAAGGATGGGCAGGTAGACGCACGCTTCTTCGGGCAACACGACCG GGCCTGGGTCCCCATCAACAACTGCTACCTCATGTCCAAAGAGATCCCTTTCTCTGTGAAGAAGACTAAGAGCATTTTCAACAGTGCCATGCAAGAGATGGAAGTCTATGTGGAAAACATACGCAAGAAATTTGGGGTCTTCAACTATGCCCCCTTTCGCACCCCCTTCACACCCAACAACCAACTGCAGATGCTGCTGGACCCCTCCAACCCCAGTGCCGGGACAGTAAAGACAGAGAAACCAGATAAACTTCGCTTCAACTTCGATATAACCGCTTCTCCAAAAATGATCCTTGGCAAGAGTTCGACTCCCAGCGGCATGAGCCGGAGGGTCTCGATGACAGACATGCCGCGATCTCCCATGAGCACCAACTCCTCGGTTCACACGGGGTCTGACGGGGAGCAAGATATGGAAAAGGCCAGCAGGAACCCTGCTTTCCACTACAGCACTGGAGAGGAATCAATGGACTGTACTG CATCTCCGGTCTCAGGGAAGATGGGTGCTGCAGGCAGTGTGGCAGGAAGCCCGAAGCCCTTTAACCCTGGACTGGCGTCAAAGCAGGAAAGGACTGCAGGCACAGGCGGTATTCTGAATCTCAACCTGG ATCGGGTGAAGGCTGAGATGGATCTGAAGGAACTGAGTGAGAcagtgcaacaacaacaaagtcagCAACAACAGGGATCTTCGGCTTCCCTCCCAACCCCAAAGAGACCCATCAGAAGCCTGGACAAAACTATTGAGAGCTGCAAAGCACAGCTCG GGATAGATGAGATTTCTGAAGATGTGTACAAAGGTGTGGATCACAGTGACTCGGAGGACTCTGACAAATCAGATTCAAGTGACAGCGAGTATCTGAGCGACGAGGACCTCAAGCCAAAGAGCTCCACAGTGGACGAcaaagacagagcagagagaaaaaggcCCAGAGTAAGCGCAGAGGGAGAGAATAAGGAGGGGATTACCAGAACAACAGATAAAGCCACCCCTGAACCCCTCCTCAAAGACAAGCAGGCTAGCAATGGCCCGGGTAGGGACCTACAGGAGAAGCCCAGAACCCCCCAGGCTCAGACCATCACTGACAAGCCCAAAGCCCCCGAGGAGGGAAAAGCTGCTGCTACATCAGCCGCTGAGCAAGACTCTGACTCTGAAAGAGAGCTGGTGATCGACCTGGGCGACGAACATGGAGGACGTGACGCAAAGAGGGCGAGGAGAGAGGCGGGGGCCTCTGCTGCCAAAGCTTCCAAAGAGTCGAATGCTGTCAAGTTGGAAG GTAAACTGCCCTCATCTGCTGCAGCAGCCGCACCATCACGGGAAGTAGCCTCTAACCTGAAAGACTCTTTACAACCTGCCATCACAGCAGCCCTCAACCTGGTGTCCACTGCAGCTTCTGGTCAGTCCACTGTCGCCACAGCTGGCAGTGGGCCCTCCAGTTCTCCCTCTCCTGCAGCCCCCTCCCTCACCACAACATCCCCAGCGACTGCAGCTGTGAAGAAACAGCGCCCTCTACTGCCTAAAGAGACAGCTCAGGCCGTGCAGAGGGCCGTGGTTTGGAATCCAACCAAATTTCAGACGTCCTCTCAAAAGTGGCACATGCAGAAGgtgcagaggcagcagcagaatGGGGAGCAGTCTCCAGTGCAATCCCAGGCCCAGGGTCAGACGCAGACACAAagcccacagcagcagcagtcacagCAGCAGAACTCCTCGTCAAGTACCCGCTATCAGACCAGACAAGCAGCCAAAG TGCAACAAAAGGACCCACCTCAGAGTACATCCACATCGACGGCTGCCCATGTCACATCTAGTAGCTCCTCTTCTTACACATCAGGCGACTTGCCGATCCCCACAGGCTCGGCAGACGTGGCTGCAGATATAGCCAAGTACACAAACAAA ATCATGGATTCAATAAAAGGGACAATGACTGAAATCTACAACGACCTTTCCAAAAGCACATCAGGAAACACAATCGCAGAG ATAAGACGTTTAAGGATAGAGATTGAAAAGCTCCAGTGGCTGCATCAGCAAGAACTGTCGGAGATGAAGCACAATCTCG AACTGACAATGGCAGAGATGAGACAAAGTCTGGAGCAGGAAAGAGAGCGGCTGGTGGCCGAGGTGAAAAAGCAGATGGAGTCAGAAAAGCAGCAAGCGGTGGACGAGACCAAAAAGAAACAGTGGTGTGCTAACTGCAGGAAGGAGGCCATCTTCTACTGCTGCTGGAATACAAGTTACTGTGACTACCCCTGCCAGCAGGCCCACTGGCCAGAGCACATGAAGTCCTGCACACAGTcag CCTCAGCTTCACAGCAGGAGCCAGAAGCAGAACCTAATTCGGAGCCTCCAGTCAAATCATCGGGACATTCTCCTCCGACCCAGACTCTGCCCTCAGGAGCAGGATCCATATCAGACAAAAACAGCTCTCCCACGTATAAGGACAAGGGCAAGGACAGTGCTGGTGTAACTGTTACCTAA
- the LOC109989170 gene encoding MYND-type zinc finger-containing chromatin reader ZMYND8 isoform X2, with protein METCRAESLLTDPLGPGCLSLAEEEVKTESAVVEGMDASARSKVPDPAGSAERPGAPQKRRVASPTHSSNGHSPSDTSPSPLKKKKKPGAINSHNKDQSELRHGPFYYMKQPALTTDPVDVVPQDGRNDFYCWLCHREGQVLCCELCPRVYHAKCLKLPAEPEGDWFCPECEKITVAECIETQSKAMTMLTIDQLSYLLKFALQKIKQPGTEPFQKPVSLEQHPDYAEYIFHAMDLSTLEKNIKKKMYGCTEAFLADMKWILHNCIIYNGGNHKLTATAKVIVKICEHEMNEIEVCPECYLSSCQKRDNWFCEPCSPPHPLVWAKLKGFPFWPAKALREKDGQVDARFFGQHDRAWVPINNCYLMSKEIPFSVKKTKSIFNSAMQEMEVYVENIRKKFGVFNYAPFRTPFTPNNQLQMLLDPSNPSAGTVKTEKPDKLRFNFDITASPKMILGKSSTPSGMSRRVSMTDMPRSPMSTNSSVHTGSDGEQDMEKASRNPAFHYSTGEESMDCTASPVSGKMGAAGSVAGSPKPFNPGLASKQERTAGTGGILNLNLDRVKAEMDLKELSETVQQQQSQQQQGSSASLPTPKRPIRSLDKTIESCKAQLGIDEISEDVYKGVDHSDSEDSDKSDSSDSEYLSDEDLKPKSSTVDDKDRAERKRPRVSAEGENKEGITRTTDKATPEPLLKDKQASNGPGRDLQEKPRTPQAQTITDKPKAPEEGKAAATSAAEQDSDSERELVIDLGDEHGGRDAKRARREAGASAAKASKESNAVKLEGKLPSSAAAAAPSREVASNLKDSLQPAITAALNLVSTAASGQSTVATAGSGPSSSPSPAAPSLTTTSPATAAVKKQRPLLPKETAQAVQRAVVWNPTKFQTSSQKWHMQKVQRQQQNGEQSPVQSQAQGQTQTQSPQQQQSQQQNSSSSTRYQTRQAAKVQQKDPPQSTSTSTAAHVTSSSSSSYTSGDLPIPTGSADVAADIAKYTNKIMDSIKGTMTEIYNDLSKSTSGNTIAEIRRLRIEIEKLQWLHQQELSEMKHNLELTMAEMRQSLEQERERLVAEVKKQMESEKQQAVDETKKKQWCANCRKEAIFYCCWNTSYCDYPCQQAHWPEHMKSCTQSASASQQEPEAEPNSEPPVKSSGHSPPTQTLPSGAGSISDKNSSPTYKDKGKDSAGVTVT; from the exons ATGGAAACCTGCAGAGCAGAGTCCCTATTGACAGATCCTCTGGGACCCGGTTGCCTTAG TCTGGCTGAGGAGGAGGTAAAGACAGAGTCTGCTGTGGTAGAGGGGATGGATGCATCTGCACGATCCAAAG TCCCTGATCCAGCAGGGTCAGCAGAACGACCAGGTGCACCACAAAAGAGAAGGGTTGCGAGCCCCACGCATTCCTCCAATGGACACTCTCCCTCGGACACCTCCCCCAGCCCTctcaagaaaaagaagaagcctGGGGCCATCAACAGCCACAACAAGGACCAG TCAGAGCTAAGACATGGTCCCTTTTACTATATGAAGCAGCCAGCACTCACCACAGACCCTGTTGATGTTGTACCGCAGGACGGCAGGAACGACTTCTACTGCTGGTTGTGCCACCGAGAGGGCCAGGTGCTCTGCTGTGAGCTCTGCCCCAGGGTGTACCACGCCAAGTGCCTCAAACTACCAGCTGAGCCCGAGGGCGACTGGTTCTGTCCAGAGTGTGAG AAAATAACAGTTGCAGAATGCATTGAAACCCAGAGCAAGGCCATGACGATGCTGACAATAGATCAACTGTCCTACTTGCTCAAATTCGCACTCCAGAAGATTAAACAGCCTGGG ACTGAGCCTTTTCAGAAGCCGGTGTCTCTTGAACAGCATCCAGATTACGCAGAGTATATTTTCCACGCCATGGACCTGTCTACCTTAGAGAAG AATATCAAGAAGAAGATGTACGGATGCACAGAAGCCTTTCTTGCTGACATGAAATGGATCTTGCACAACTGCATCATCTATAATGGAG GTAATCACAAATTAACAGCCACTGCGAAGGTCATCGTAAAGATTTGTGAACACGAG ATGAATGAGATTGAAGTGTGTCCAGAGTGCTACCTGTCTTCATGCCAAAAAAGGGACAACTGGTTTTGTGAGCCATGT AGTCCACCCCACCCCCTGGTCTGGGCTAAGCTGAAGGGCTTTCCTTTCTGGCCGGCTAAAGCACTACGAGAAAAGGATGGGCAGGTAGACGCACGCTTCTTCGGGCAACACGACCG GGCCTGGGTCCCCATCAACAACTGCTACCTCATGTCCAAAGAGATCCCTTTCTCTGTGAAGAAGACTAAGAGCATTTTCAACAGTGCCATGCAAGAGATGGAAGTCTATGTGGAAAACATACGCAAGAAATTTGGGGTCTTCAACTATGCCCCCTTTCGCACCCCCTTCACACCCAACAACCAACTGCAGATGCTGCTGGACCCCTCCAACCCCAGTGCCGGGACAGTAAAGACAGAGAAACCAGATAAACTTCGCTTCAACTTCGATATAACCGCTTCTCCAAAAATGATCCTTGGCAAGAGTTCGACTCCCAGCGGCATGAGCCGGAGGGTCTCGATGACAGACATGCCGCGATCTCCCATGAGCACCAACTCCTCGGTTCACACGGGGTCTGACGGGGAGCAAGATATGGAAAAGGCCAGCAGGAACCCTGCTTTCCACTACAGCACTGGAGAGGAATCAATGGACTGTACTG CATCTCCGGTCTCAGGGAAGATGGGTGCTGCAGGCAGTGTGGCAGGAAGCCCGAAGCCCTTTAACCCTGGACTGGCGTCAAAGCAGGAAAGGACTGCAGGCACAGGCGGTATTCTGAATCTCAACCTGG ATCGGGTGAAGGCTGAGATGGATCTGAAGGAACTGAGTGAGAcagtgcaacaacaacaaagtcagCAACAACAGGGATCTTCGGCTTCCCTCCCAACCCCAAAGAGACCCATCAGAAGCCTGGACAAAACTATTGAGAGCTGCAAAGCACAGCTCG GGATAGATGAGATTTCTGAAGATGTGTACAAAGGTGTGGATCACAGTGACTCGGAGGACTCTGACAAATCAGATTCAAGTGACAGCGAGTATCTGAGCGACGAGGACCTCAAGCCAAAGAGCTCCACAGTGGACGAcaaagacagagcagagagaaaaaggcCCAGAGTAAGCGCAGAGGGAGAGAATAAGGAGGGGATTACCAGAACAACAGATAAAGCCACCCCTGAACCCCTCCTCAAAGACAAGCAGGCTAGCAATGGCCCGGGTAGGGACCTACAGGAGAAGCCCAGAACCCCCCAGGCTCAGACCATCACTGACAAGCCCAAAGCCCCCGAGGAGGGAAAAGCTGCTGCTACATCAGCCGCTGAGCAAGACTCTGACTCTGAAAGAGAGCTGGTGATCGACCTGGGCGACGAACATGGAGGACGTGACGCAAAGAGGGCGAGGAGAGAGGCGGGGGCCTCTGCTGCCAAAGCTTCCAAAGAGTCGAATGCTGTCAAGTTGGAAG GTAAACTGCCCTCATCTGCTGCAGCAGCCGCACCATCACGGGAAGTAGCCTCTAACCTGAAAGACTCTTTACAACCTGCCATCACAGCAGCCCTCAACCTGGTGTCCACTGCAGCTTCTGGTCAGTCCACTGTCGCCACAGCTGGCAGTGGGCCCTCCAGTTCTCCCTCTCCTGCAGCCCCCTCCCTCACCACAACATCCCCAGCGACTGCAGCTGTGAAGAAACAGCGCCCTCTACTGCCTAAAGAGACAGCTCAGGCCGTGCAGAGGGCCGTGGTTTGGAATCCAACCAAATTTCAGACGTCCTCTCAAAAGTGGCACATGCAGAAGgtgcagaggcagcagcagaatGGGGAGCAGTCTCCAGTGCAATCCCAGGCCCAGGGTCAGACGCAGACACAAagcccacagcagcagcagtcacagCAGCAGAACTCCTCGTCAAGTACCCGCTATCAGACCAGACAAGCAGCCAAAG TGCAACAAAAGGACCCACCTCAGAGTACATCCACATCGACGGCTGCCCATGTCACATCTAGTAGCTCCTCTTCTTACACATCAGGCGACTTGCCGATCCCCACAGGCTCGGCAGACGTGGCTGCAGATATAGCCAAGTACACAAACAAA ATCATGGATTCAATAAAAGGGACAATGACTGAAATCTACAACGACCTTTCCAAAAGCACATCAGGAAACACAATCGCAGAG ATAAGACGTTTAAGGATAGAGATTGAAAAGCTCCAGTGGCTGCATCAGCAAGAACTGTCGGAGATGAAGCACAATCTCG AACTGACAATGGCAGAGATGAGACAAAGTCTGGAGCAGGAAAGAGAGCGGCTGGTGGCCGAGGTGAAAAAGCAGATGGAGTCAGAAAAGCAGCAAGCGGTGGACGAGACCAAAAAGAAACAGTGGTGTGCTAACTGCAGGAAGGAGGCCATCTTCTACTGCTGCTGGAATACAAGTTACTGTGACTACCCCTGCCAGCAGGCCCACTGGCCAGAGCACATGAAGTCCTGCACACAGTcag CCTCAGCTTCACAGCAGGAGCCAGAAGCAGAACCTAATTCGGAGCCTCCAGTCAAATCATCGGGACATTCTCCTCCGACCCAGACTCTGCCCTCAGGAGCAGGATCCATATCAGACAAAAACAGCTCTCCCACGTATAAGGACAAGGGCAAGGACAGTGCTGGTGTAACTGTTACCTAA